From the Clostridium putrefaciens genome, one window contains:
- a CDS encoding GlsB/YeaQ/YmgE family stress response membrane protein has protein sequence MSILSWIILGALSGWIASMITGNDGEMGALANILVGIVGASIGGFVFGMIGGQGVTGFNIWSLLVAIVGAVILLFIINALRRKK, from the coding sequence ATGAGTATTCTTTCATGGATTATACTAGGAGCATTATCAGGTTGGATAGCAAGTATGATTACAGGTAATGATGGTGAAATGGGAGCATTAGCTAACATCCTTGTCGGTATAGTCGGAGCTTCTATAGGTGGCTTCGTATTTGGAATGATAGGAGGACAAGGTGTCACAGGGTTTAACATATGGAGTTTATTAGTAGCAATAGTTGGAGCAGTAATTCTATTATTTATAATTAATGCTTTAAGAAGGAAAAAATAA
- a CDS encoding YtxH domain-containing protein, producing MLKSMIDKTIKKQKRKKTMKTTTNVLAGTVAGIAAGMMLAPKSGKETREDIKKVGKDLNEGVKDRAQELRTDIKTKTNDFKDKTEEVKDIVKDKAKQTKDMAKDTAKELKDVTKEASDEAKKAVEDTKDDAKKNYNEAKAKIKNHVEEKK from the coding sequence ATGTTAAAATCAATGATAGATAAAACAATTAAAAAACAAAAGAGAAAAAAGACAATGAAAACTACCACAAATGTATTAGCAGGTACCGTAGCTGGAATAGCAGCAGGGATGATGCTAGCTCCAAAGTCTGGTAAAGAAACAAGGGAGGACATAAAAAAGGTAGGTAAAGATTTAAATGAGGGAGTTAAAGATAGAGCTCAGGAGTTAAGAACTGATATAAAGACTAAAACCAATGATTTTAAAGATAAAACAGAGGAAGTAAAAGATATAGTAAAAGACAAGGCAAAGCAAACTAAAGATATGGCAAAAGATACAGCAAAGGAACTTAAAGATGTTACAAAAGAAGCTTCAGATGAAGCAAAAAAAGCAGTAGAAGATACAAAAGATGATGCTAAGAAAAATTATAATGAAGCAAAAGCAAAAATAAAAAATCATGTAGAAGAAAAGAAGTAA
- a CDS encoding HAD-IC family P-type ATPase, with protein MLLGLSDYDVKKRIKEGKVNKNMNTSSKSVWNIISGNLFTLFNGINLILLIVVIAAGSAKNGLFAGVILTNSLVGIIQELNAKRVVERLSMLNAVMVTVIRNGVKDNIAVEDVVLDDVIFLSEGEQIVVDSEVLTEQCLEVDESLLTGESEFIKKCNGNTVLAGSLVLGGTALVRATHVGPNTYAAKLAKEAKKFKLAKSELQLMMDRILKVTIKIIIPIGTLLILTQLINTDRDWKQAVISAVSGVVGMIPEGLVLLITTAFIVSIVRLSKWKTLVQELPATEILARVDTLCLDKTGTITEGKLKLEEIVPLNNNDVKSIEEILSVISTSFGSSNATLGAIKERYSKNKEVKINKCIPFSSAKKWSGVEFATGEKWLIGAPEIILGEKYEEFREVVEIEAKSGRRVLVLAKIISGELTDELSKDVEVVSLILFEDIIREDAKETLEYFEKQKVDIKIISGDNPVTVSSVAKKAGLKDAENYIDSRKLPEDEEELAKVVNKTTVFGRTTPHQKKAIIKALQRDKKTVAMTGDGVNDVLALKQADCGIAMASGSDASKAVAQLVLLDSNFNALPHVVAEGRRIINNIEKASNLFLTKMIYSIIMSIIFCILFIPYPIMPIQLTLIGSITIGIPSFFLALEPNCDVVKQGFFKRVLKESIPNGVAVAMTTIIVFLISYYNKLPIEQCRTLAVIVMGGVSLIVLFKASTPFTKVKLGLNLVTILVFISTLIVPISRRFFMIYSVNFYYLILALILIIISPLIMKFTKILVEKPLQRRFG; from the coding sequence ATGCTTTTAGGTCTAAGTGATTATGATGTAAAAAAGAGAATTAAAGAAGGTAAGGTTAATAAAAATATGAATACCTCATCAAAGAGTGTATGGAATATAATAAGTGGGAATTTATTCACATTATTTAATGGGATAAACTTAATTCTTTTAATAGTTGTAATTGCAGCAGGATCAGCTAAAAATGGACTTTTTGCAGGGGTAATATTAACTAATTCTCTTGTAGGTATAATTCAAGAGCTTAATGCGAAAAGGGTGGTTGAAAGGCTTTCTATGCTTAATGCTGTTATGGTAACTGTTATAAGAAATGGTGTTAAAGATAATATAGCTGTAGAAGATGTGGTTTTAGATGACGTTATATTCCTAAGTGAAGGTGAACAAATAGTTGTAGATTCAGAGGTTTTAACTGAGCAGTGCCTTGAAGTTGATGAATCTCTTCTTACAGGAGAGTCTGAATTTATTAAAAAGTGTAATGGAAATACTGTACTTGCAGGAAGTTTAGTCCTTGGAGGAACTGCACTTGTTAGAGCTACCCATGTAGGTCCTAACACTTATGCAGCAAAACTTGCAAAGGAAGCAAAGAAGTTTAAACTTGCTAAATCAGAATTACAATTAATGATGGATAGGATATTAAAGGTTACAATAAAGATTATAATACCTATAGGAACCTTGCTTATATTAACTCAACTTATAAATACGGATAGAGACTGGAAACAAGCTGTTATAAGCGCTGTATCAGGAGTTGTGGGAATGATTCCAGAGGGACTTGTACTTCTTATAACTACAGCATTTATAGTATCTATAGTAAGGTTATCTAAGTGGAAGACATTAGTTCAGGAGTTACCAGCTACAGAAATATTAGCAAGGGTTGATACCTTATGCTTAGACAAGACTGGAACTATAACTGAAGGAAAATTAAAGCTAGAGGAAATAGTACCGTTAAATAATAATGATGTGAAGTCTATAGAAGAGATTTTAAGTGTTATATCTACATCTTTTGGTAGTTCTAATGCAACTTTAGGGGCAATAAAAGAAAGATATAGCAAAAATAAAGAAGTTAAAATAAATAAATGTATTCCTTTTAGTTCAGCTAAGAAGTGGAGTGGAGTTGAATTTGCTACAGGTGAAAAGTGGTTAATAGGAGCTCCTGAAATTATTCTTGGAGAAAAGTATGAAGAATTTAGAGAAGTTGTAGAAATTGAAGCCAAAAGTGGCAGGCGGGTTTTAGTATTAGCTAAAATAATTAGCGGAGAATTAACAGATGAATTGTCTAAAGATGTGGAGGTTGTATCTCTTATATTATTTGAGGACATAATAAGGGAAGATGCAAAGGAGACTTTAGAGTATTTTGAAAAACAAAAGGTAGACATAAAGATAATTTCAGGAGATAATCCTGTGACAGTATCCTCTGTTGCTAAAAAGGCAGGATTAAAAGATGCAGAAAACTATATAGATTCAAGAAAGCTTCCTGAAGATGAAGAGGAATTAGCAAAGGTAGTAAATAAGACTACTGTATTTGGTAGAACTACCCCTCATCAAAAAAAGGCTATAATAAAAGCTCTTCAAAGAGATAAAAAGACTGTAGCTATGACTGGAGATGGGGTAAATGATGTATTAGCATTAAAGCAAGCAGACTGCGGTATTGCTATGGCATCTGGTAGTGATGCATCTAAGGCTGTAGCTCAATTAGTCCTTTTAGACTCTAATTTTAATGCACTGCCCCATGTAGTAGCAGAAGGAAGACGGATAATTAACAATATAGAAAAAGCCTCAAATCTCTTTTTGACTAAGATGATATATTCAATTATTATGTCAATAATATTTTGCATACTATTTATACCTTATCCTATAATGCCAATACAACTTACTTTAATTGGAAGTATAACGATAGGAATACCATCATTTTTCTTAGCCCTAGAGCCTAATTGCGATGTGGTAAAACAGGGCTTCTTTAAAAGGGTACTAAAAGAATCTATACCTAATGGGGTAGCTGTTGCTATGACAACAATTATAGTATTTCTTATTTCATATTATAATAAGCTACCAATTGAGCAGTGTAGAACACTTGCAGTTATAGTTATGGGAGGAGTTAGCCTCATAGTGTTATTTAAAGCTTCTACACCATTTACAAAGGTAAAGCTAGGCCTAAATTTAGTTACCATATTAGTCTTTATATCTACTTTAATAGTTCCTATATCAAGAAGATTCTTTATGATTTATAGTGTAAACTTTTATTATTTAATTCTAGCATTAATATTAATAATCATATCTCCATTAATCATGAAATTCACAAAGATTTTAGTAGAGAAACCTTTACAGAGGCGCTTTGGGTAA
- a CDS encoding Cof-type HAD-IIB family hydrolase, with protein sequence MIKLIVTDMDGTLLDDKGEMPKDFNEVFKSIIDKGIRFGVASGRQYYTLKHAFKDVNHDLVYIAENGALVMYEGEELYSNIIDKDYIKEILRDMEGVKDVFPVLCGKKSGYINTDNEEILKHAKKYYRELTVVKDLSVVEDEILKIATLDLRGAAENINKIIFPKWKDRLKVTVSSFEWLDLYNLDANKGEAIRLIQKRFNIDEKETAVFGDYFNDIEMLGAGYYSYAMENAPDEVKSHARFIAKSNKENGVLEKIKEII encoded by the coding sequence ATGATAAAACTTATAGTAACAGATATGGATGGAACATTATTAGATGATAAAGGTGAGATGCCTAAAGATTTTAATGAAGTTTTCAAAAGTATTATAGATAAAGGCATAAGATTTGGGGTTGCTAGCGGAAGGCAGTATTATACATTAAAACATGCCTTTAAAGATGTTAACCACGATTTAGTGTATATAGCTGAAAATGGAGCTCTTGTAATGTATGAAGGCGAAGAGCTTTATTCAAATATAATAGACAAGGATTATATTAAAGAAATTTTAAGAGACATGGAAGGGGTCAAAGATGTTTTCCCTGTGCTTTGTGGAAAAAAGTCGGGATATATAAATACAGACAATGAAGAAATATTAAAACATGCTAAAAAGTATTACAGAGAACTTACTGTTGTAAAAGATCTTAGTGTGGTAGAAGATGAAATATTAAAGATTGCTACCTTAGATTTAAGGGGAGCTGCAGAAAATATTAATAAGATAATTTTCCCTAAATGGAAGGATAGACTTAAGGTTACCGTATCTAGTTTTGAGTGGTTAGATTTATATAACCTAGATGCAAATAAAGGCGAGGCTATAAGGCTCATCCAAAAGAGGTTTAATATAGATGAAAAGGAAACGGCCGTATTTGGTGACTATTTTAATGATATAGAAATGCTTGGAGCTGGTTATTATAGCTATGCTATGGAAAATGCACCAGATGAAGTAAAAAGCCATGCTAGATTTATAGCTAAAAGTAACAAGGAAAATGGAGTTTTAGAAAAGATAAAAGAAATAATATAA
- a CDS encoding 2-hydroxyacid dehydrogenase translates to MRIVVLEPLGLTGEELLEIGDSLIELGHEITSYGSRPQNEEELIERIEGADVLIVANMPLNAKAIASNPNIKMISVAFTGVDHIDMETCRKNNIMVCNAAGYSTYSVAELTFGLILSVLRNIVPLNEATREGKNKDGFSQNELYGKTLGIIGTGSIGTRVAEIAKVFGCNILAHSRTEKKSLIDSGIKYVSLETLLSDSDIVSIHVPLNEETNGLIGRDEISIMKPSSILINTARGPIVDEEVLAEALRNDIIAGAGVDVFTVEPPLPKTHPLLGCSNAIVTPHIAFATEEAITRRAHITFENITKYLKGNPQNIMK, encoded by the coding sequence ATGAGAATAGTAGTGTTAGAACCTTTAGGCCTTACAGGCGAGGAACTTTTAGAAATTGGAGATTCTTTAATAGAACTTGGACACGAAATAACTTCTTATGGAAGTAGACCACAAAATGAAGAGGAACTTATTGAGAGAATTGAAGGAGCCGATGTATTAATTGTTGCTAATATGCCCCTAAATGCAAAGGCTATAGCTTCAAATCCTAATATAAAAATGATTTCCGTAGCCTTTACTGGCGTGGATCATATAGACATGGAAACTTGCAGGAAAAACAATATAATGGTATGTAATGCCGCTGGCTATAGTACATACTCTGTAGCTGAACTTACCTTTGGACTTATACTTTCTGTGCTTAGAAATATAGTTCCTTTAAATGAGGCTACAAGGGAAGGTAAAAACAAAGATGGATTTAGTCAAAATGAGCTTTATGGGAAAACCTTAGGTATTATAGGCACTGGTTCTATTGGCACTCGGGTAGCTGAAATAGCTAAGGTCTTTGGATGTAACATCTTAGCTCATAGCCGCACTGAAAAGAAATCTTTAATAGATTCAGGAATTAAATATGTATCTCTTGAAACCTTACTTTCAGATAGTGATATTGTATCTATTCATGTTCCATTAAACGAAGAAACTAATGGTCTAATAGGAAGAGATGAAATTTCTATTATGAAGCCTTCCTCCATACTTATAAATACAGCTAGAGGACCTATCGTAGATGAAGAAGTCCTAGCAGAAGCCCTTCGAAATGATATAATTGCTGGTGCTGGAGTTGATGTATTTACAGTAGAACCACCTCTACCTAAAACCCATCCATTATTAGGCTGTTCAAATGCCATAGTTACCCCTCACATAGCTTTTGCAACAGAGGAAGCCATTACAAGAAGAGCCCATATAACCTTTGAAAATATAACAAAATATCTTAAAGGAAATCCACAAAACATAATGAAATAG
- a CDS encoding restriction endonuclease subunit S has translation MSAFAYNTEANLMMPDLIFRLNTNENINKIYLWKLINHSLFRENIKSLSNGSSKSMSNISKQRLMELSVPILPIELQNQFANFIKQVDRLKFEMESSLKELENNFNSLMQKAFKGELFN, from the coding sequence ATGAGTGCATTTGCATATAATACTGAAGCAAATTTGATGATGCCTGATTTAATATTTAGACTGAATACCAATGAAAATATTAATAAAATCTATTTGTGGAAGTTAATTAATCATAGCTTGTTTAGAGAAAATATAAAATCTTTATCAAATGGTTCATCGAAATCAATGTCTAATATTTCAAAGCAAAGATTAATGGAGTTAAGTGTTCCAATACTACCAATAGAACTTCAAAACCAATTTGCAAACTTCATTAAACAAGTCGACAGATTGAAATTTGAAATGGAGAGCAGTTTAAAAGAGCTGGAGAATAACTTTAATTCATTAATGCAAAAAGCCTTTAAGGGTGAATTGTTTAATTAG
- a CDS encoding AAA family ATPase, producing MSIESIELKNFTVFNNLKIKFSKGINVMMGENGTGKTQLLKAIYADIEISKSKNINDISKYFKSVNINNVFFTKQLKPLFLEVKASNSKNSSDKEYLMGKLNLNINGVNSTFGSDNECSYEISYPEQEMNCTFIPAKDMLTHSKGLVSMADKFNGFPFDKTLIDIIKIAGQWQLRTPPKIALKVLPILEKMMDGKVVIENEEFYVKKNNGNMVDFAVEAEGLKKIGLLWQLLMNENITENSVLLWDEPEANINPKFIPDLVEILIELQKNGVQIFLTTHDYIFAKYFEVKRSENDEIMYYSLYKTHDGVKCENSINFGDLKNNTIMDTFIQLYKDEVERAMK from the coding sequence GTGAGTATTGAAAGCATTGAATTAAAAAACTTTACGGTTTTTAATAATTTAAAAATTAAATTTTCAAAAGGCATAAACGTAATGATGGGTGAAAATGGAACAGGGAAAACACAATTGCTTAAAGCAATTTACGCAGATATTGAAATTTCTAAAAGTAAAAATATAAATGATATTTCAAAATATTTCAAGTCTGTTAATATCAATAATGTTTTTTTTACTAAGCAACTTAAACCATTATTTTTAGAAGTAAAAGCTTCAAATAGTAAAAATAGTTCAGATAAAGAATATTTAATGGGTAAACTAAATTTGAATATTAATGGAGTAAATTCAACCTTTGGAAGTGATAATGAATGTTCATATGAAATATCATACCCAGAACAAGAAATGAATTGTACATTCATTCCAGCAAAGGATATGCTTACTCATTCAAAAGGACTAGTATCAATGGCTGATAAATTTAATGGATTCCCTTTTGATAAAACATTAATTGATATTATAAAAATAGCTGGGCAATGGCAGCTAAGAACCCCACCTAAAATTGCGTTGAAAGTGTTGCCAATTCTTGAGAAGATGATGGATGGTAAGGTGGTCATTGAAAATGAAGAGTTTTATGTGAAAAAAAATAATGGTAATATGGTTGATTTTGCAGTTGAAGCAGAAGGGTTAAAGAAAATAGGATTGTTATGGCAACTCTTAATGAATGAAAATATAACAGAGAACAGTGTTCTTTTATGGGATGAGCCAGAAGCTAACATTAATCCTAAGTTTATTCCAGATTTAGTAGAAATATTGATTGAATTACAGAAAAATGGAGTTCAAATTTTTCTTACAACACATGATTATATTTTTGCAAAATATTTTGAAGTTAAACGTTCTGAAAATGATGAAATTATGTATTATTCGCTATATAAAACTCATGATGGTGTAAAGTGTGAAAATAGTATTAATTTTGGAGATTTAAAAAACAACACAATCATGGATACTTTTATTCAATTATACAAAGATGAAGTTGAAAGAGCTATGAAATAA
- a CDS encoding phage integrase N-terminal SAM-like domain-containing protein, with protein sequence MKEVEGCSEKSIKYYKSTIENMLKTLDKPVKHITTEDLRGYLAEYHKKGNCSKVSIDKEMPIEQVQQLLGHQKIDTTLQYSMVSQNKDLLAFYLYH encoded by the coding sequence ATGAAAGAGGTAGAAGGGTGTTCAGAGAAGTCTATTAAATATTATAAATCAACTATAGAAAATATGCTAAAAACATTAGATAAACCAGTTAAACATATTACAACAGAAGATTTAAGAGGATATCTAGCAGAGTACCATAAAAAAGGTAATTGTAGTAAGGTTTCTATTGATAAAGAAATGCCAATAGAACAGGTACAACAGCTTTTAGGACATCAAAAAATAGATACAACACTTCAATACTCAATGGTAAGTCAAAATAAGGATTTACTGGCTTTTTATCTTTACCATTAG
- a CDS encoding metal-dependent transcriptional regulator, whose translation MTDNKEDYLKAVYNLGGNRKQVNNKDIAKVLGVSAPSVSEMLKKLLDEGYLEYTPYKGIKLTEYGEKEAVNIIRRHRLWEVFLVEHLGYDWHEVNEEAEKLEHVTNLKLEGRLDKYLNYPKACPHGSPIFQNEIGLSRYRTLDTLDVGEESTIRRVFDERKLLQYVDSLGLSIGDEIKVWNLAPYNGPITLRINEKDIIIGKEAANNIFVD comes from the coding sequence GTGACTGATAATAAAGAAGACTATTTAAAGGCTGTTTATAACCTTGGAGGTAATAGAAAGCAAGTTAATAATAAAGATATAGCTAAAGTATTAGGGGTCTCGGCACCTTCTGTAAGTGAGATGCTTAAAAAGCTTTTAGATGAAGGATATCTTGAATATACTCCATACAAGGGTATAAAGCTTACGGAATATGGAGAAAAGGAAGCTGTAAATATTATAAGAAGGCACAGGTTATGGGAAGTATTCCTTGTTGAACATCTTGGATATGACTGGCATGAGGTAAATGAAGAGGCAGAAAAGCTTGAACATGTAACTAACTTAAAGTTAGAAGGGCGATTAGATAAATATCTTAATTATCCAAAGGCCTGTCCTCATGGTAGTCCTATATTTCAAAATGAAATAGGGCTATCAAGATACAGAACTCTAGATACTTTAGATGTAGGGGAAGAAAGCACAATAAGACGGGTGTTTGATGAAAGGAAGCTTTTACAATATGTAGATAGTCTAGGTTTAAGTATTGGAGATGAAATTAAGGTGTGGAATTTAGCTCCATACAATGGACCTATTACTTTAAGGATAAATGAGAAAGATATAATTATAGGAAAAGAAGCTGCAAATAATATTTTTGTAGATTAA
- a CDS encoding metal ABC transporter solute-binding protein, Zn/Mn family — MKKVLSSILVLSIIAIFVSGCTSSKDASNTGDKKGKYNVITTTTMLSDMTKSIGGDFVEVKGLMGPGVDPHLYKASAGDVSLMQKADMVVYNGLHLEGKMGEVFEQLDGGGKLIVSVANGIKEEKLLNSQDASISHDPHIWFDVNIWKDASIELAKGLKKLDKEHEKEYDENLKNYLVELDELDAYIKERTLELPKENRVLITAHDAFNYFGRAYGYDVRGLQGISTASEAGTSDVRELANFIVERKIKAVFIESSVPKKNIEALQEAVKAKGFDVKIGGELYSDSIGDKGSKAETYIGTFKSNIDTIVDALK; from the coding sequence ATGAAAAAGGTATTAAGTTCTATATTAGTTTTATCTATTATTGCAATTTTTGTTTCAGGTTGTACATCATCAAAAGATGCTAGCAATACTGGTGATAAAAAGGGTAAATATAACGTTATTACAACAACTACAATGCTTAGCGATATGACAAAATCTATAGGTGGTGATTTTGTAGAGGTTAAGGGACTTATGGGTCCTGGAGTGGATCCACATTTATATAAGGCTAGTGCTGGAGATGTAAGTCTTATGCAAAAAGCTGACATGGTGGTATATAATGGGCTTCATCTAGAAGGTAAGATGGGAGAGGTATTCGAGCAGCTAGATGGAGGCGGAAAGCTTATCGTATCAGTAGCTAATGGAATAAAGGAAGAAAAGTTATTAAACTCACAGGATGCTTCTATTTCACATGACCCTCATATCTGGTTTGACGTTAACATATGGAAAGATGCATCTATAGAACTTGCAAAGGGACTTAAAAAGTTAGATAAAGAACATGAAAAAGAATATGATGAAAATTTAAAGAATTATTTAGTAGAACTAGATGAACTTGACGCATATATAAAGGAAAGAACATTAGAACTTCCAAAGGAAAATAGGGTGCTTATAACAGCACACGATGCATTTAATTATTTTGGAAGAGCTTATGGATATGACGTAAGAGGTCTTCAAGGGATAAGTACAGCCTCAGAAGCTGGAACTTCGGATGTAAGAGAACTTGCAAACTTTATAGTAGAACGTAAAATTAAAGCTGTATTTATAGAATCCTCAGTGCCTAAAAAAAATATCGAGGCTCTTCAAGAAGCGGTTAAAGCTAAAGGCTTTGACGTGAAAATAGGTGGAGAACTTTATTCTGACTCTATAGGAGATAAAGGAAGTAAAGCGGAGACTTATATAGGAACATTTAAGAGTAATATTGATACCATTGTAGATGCCTTAAAATAA
- a CDS encoding metal ABC transporter ATP-binding protein — MLKGEMDTNNYIIEVEDMTVAYQVVPVLWDVDLKIPKGILMAIVGPNGAGKSTLIKAMLNLIKPISGKVTFNGRSYKEERKNIGYVPQSGSVDWDFPTDVLDVVLMGRYGSLGWIKRPTKKDKEKAVEALEKVGMKDFINRQISQLSGGQKQRVFLARALVQEADIYFMDEPFQGVDAMTEKAIISLLKELKDRGKTVIVVHHDLQTVKEYFDWVTLLSTQIIASGPVEEVFTEENINKTYKSKGEILKR; from the coding sequence ATGTTAAAAGGTGAAATGGATACAAATAATTATATAATAGAAGTAGAAGATATGACAGTAGCATATCAGGTTGTACCAGTTTTATGGGACGTTGATCTTAAAATACCTAAGGGAATCTTAATGGCAATAGTAGGGCCTAATGGAGCAGGTAAGTCCACCTTGATTAAGGCTATGTTAAATTTAATAAAACCAATCTCAGGCAAGGTTACATTTAATGGTAGGTCATATAAAGAAGAAAGAAAGAATATAGGTTACGTACCTCAAAGTGGCAGTGTAGATTGGGACTTCCCAACCGATGTATTAGATGTAGTACTTATGGGTAGATATGGGTCATTAGGATGGATTAAACGACCAACCAAAAAAGATAAAGAAAAAGCAGTAGAAGCATTAGAAAAAGTTGGTATGAAAGATTTTATAAATAGACAAATAAGTCAGCTATCAGGGGGACAGAAACAAAGAGTATTTCTTGCAAGAGCTTTAGTTCAAGAGGCGGATATATACTTTATGGATGAGCCATTTCAAGGGGTAGATGCCATGACAGAAAAAGCTATAATATCCCTTTTAAAAGAACTAAAGGATAGAGGGAAAACTGTAATAGTTGTTCACCATGATCTTCAAACAGTTAAAGAGTATTTTGACTGGGTAACTTTATTAAGTACTCAAATTATAGCAAGTGGACCTGTAGAAGAAGTATTTACAGAGGAAAATATAAATAAGACATATAAGAGCAAGGGTGAAATTTTAAAAAGGTAG
- a CDS encoding metal ABC transporter permease, translating to MDILQLILTDYTLQTVSLGAALLGVISGVLGSFAVIKKQSLLGDAVSHSALPGIALAFLFTQSKKIEVLLLGALIAGFISTYLIIAIVKYSKIKFDSALALVLSVFFGAGIVLLTYIQKIPNANQAGLDKFIFGQASTLLKRDVRVMAILGIILISLVIIFWKEFKIISFDEEFAESLGFPIKRINILLSAMIVTSIIVGLQTVGVILMSAMLIAPAVAARQWTDKLSLMVVLSAIFGAISGVIGTVISSVVPKLPTGPTIVIVISVIVIISLTFAPNRGLIWKYFRNKKNEKEIKEYFYKRQKGENPVSPIKINVMKEGK from the coding sequence ATGGATATATTACAACTTATTTTAACAGATTATACATTACAAACAGTGTCACTAGGGGCAGCACTTTTAGGGGTAATAAGTGGCGTACTTGGAAGCTTTGCCGTTATAAAAAAGCAGAGTCTTTTAGGTGATGCAGTTTCTCACTCGGCCCTTCCTGGAATTGCTTTAGCCTTCTTATTTACACAAAGTAAAAAGATTGAAGTACTACTTTTAGGAGCACTTATAGCTGGATTTATATCTACATATTTAATTATAGCTATAGTTAAATACTCTAAAATTAAATTCGATAGTGCACTTGCTCTTGTATTATCAGTGTTCTTTGGAGCGGGCATTGTACTTTTAACTTACATTCAAAAAATTCCAAATGCAAATCAAGCAGGTCTTGATAAATTTATATTTGGGCAAGCATCTACATTATTAAAAAGAGATGTTAGAGTAATGGCCATTTTGGGGATTATATTAATATCTTTAGTGATAATCTTTTGGAAAGAATTTAAAATAATATCCTTTGATGAGGAGTTTGCTGAAAGTCTTGGATTCCCTATTAAAAGAATTAATATCTTACTTTCGGCTATGATAGTAACTTCAATTATTGTAGGACTGCAAACTGTAGGTGTTATATTAATGAGTGCCATGTTAATAGCACCAGCAGTGGCTGCAAGGCAGTGGACAGATAAACTTTCTTTAATGGTAGTATTATCAGCAATATTTGGCGCTATATCGGGAGTTATTGGAACTGTAATAAGTTCAGTTGTTCCTAAATTACCAACGGGACCTACTATAGTAATAGTTATAAGTGTAATTGTAATTATAAGCTTAACTTTTGCACCTAATAGAGGGCTTATATGGAAGTATTTTAGAAACAAGAAAAATGAGAAAGAAATAAAAGAATACTTTTATAAAAGACAAAAAGGTGAAAATCCTGTAAGTCCTATAAAAATAAATGTTATGAAGGAGGGGAAGTAA